GCAGAAAGTGTATTCTGATCGCCGGGGACATCGGGGACGAAGCCTTCTGTCAGGACCTGATTCATCAAACGGTTGAAGGACTTGGCAAGCTCGATATTCTAATCAACAATGCGGCGGAGCAGCATCCGCAGGATCATATTGAGGACATCACAGCGGAGCAGCTGGAGCGTACGTTCCGGACGAATATTTTCTCCATGTTCTATCTGACAAAAGCAGCTATGCCTCATCTTAAAAAAGGCGCTACGATCATTAACACCACCTCCATCACGGCGTATCGCGGCAGCCCGCAGCTGCTGGACTATTCGTCCACCAAGGGAGCGATTCTCAGCTTCACCCGTTCGCTGTCGATGAATCTGGCCGATAAGGGCATCCGCGTGAATGCGGTAGCGCCCGGACCGATCTGGACCCCGCTGATTCCGTCAACCTTTGACGCGAAGAAGGTCAGTGAGTTCGGTGGCACCCAGCCGATGAAGCGCCCGGGGCAGCCTGAAGAGCTGGCACCGGCTTATGTATACCTGGCCTCGGACGATTCCTCTTATGTGAGCGGACAGGTTATGCATGTGAACGGCGGCGAGGTCGTCAACGGATGATAGCTCTAACAGGAATTATATGCTAATATACAAAAA
This genomic interval from Paenibacillus sp. FSL H8-0332 contains the following:
- a CDS encoding SDR family oxidoreductase — protein: MPDTSKQPIKTLPPQVQDQQPGIESEMNPLPEFETPAYKAAGKLLGKAALITGGDSGIGRAVAVHFAKEGADVVISYLNEHEDAEETKRQVEQEGRKCILIAGDIGDEAFCQDLIHQTVEGLGKLDILINNAAEQHPQDHIEDITAEQLERTFRTNIFSMFYLTKAAMPHLKKGATIINTTSITAYRGSPQLLDYSSTKGAILSFTRSLSMNLADKGIRVNAVAPGPIWTPLIPSTFDAKKVSEFGGTQPMKRPGQPEELAPAYVYLASDDSSYVSGQVMHVNGGEVVNG